The DNA sequence AGGCTGAAATTGCCAACAAACTGGGAAGCAAAAAAGGCACGTTTAGAATGGGAACTAAAagtggaggaaaagaaaaaggtaagCAAACAGTTGTCCCTTCCCTGGCCAATGGATGTGGCCAGGTTGGTCTCCCCCTTGATGATATTCTTGGGAAGTCTCTTACCAATGGCAGGAGCCAGAGTGCATCCCTCAGTAACTGTACATGGGAGTACAGTCTTGGTTATATTTTGACAGGCAGAACTCATTTAGCTTTGGGAAAGTTCACTGTGCTGAAAGAGAACCCCTGTTTCAAAATATCAAAATGTTCTTGCTGTGTGCTAGGAGTGTGTGGCAAAAGGAGAAGATTATGAGAGAGTGAAGTTGTTAGAAATCAGCGCAGAGGATGCTGAACGAtttgagaggaagaggaagaagaaaaatcctgatCTTGGATTTTCTGGTAAGAAGGTGTTTGGCCCCATCCAGCCATTGAGTGTGAATAAAATCAAAAGCTTTTTAAACAAGTGATTATGTTTAGTAgtacaatagatttttttttttttacttcatagATTATGCAGCAGCCCAGTTACGCCAGTACCAGAGGTTGACCAAGCAGATCAGACCTGACCTGGAGAAATATGAAAAACTCAGAGAAGAAAGGTAACTCTTATTTTGTCTGCCCCATATTATTAGTATGAgcattattaacatttatttgtCACTTACATCAAGTGTGTCAGAGTGACTTACAATTCTAAAAAGCATACAAATGCAATGATTAATACAGCATCTTAAGAAAAGACATAAGTGTTCTGGTACCTTGGAGAAtaacttgaaggagctgggttccTCCTTGTCCTTCACAGAGGCCATCGGTTCCAAATGCCTTGTGAGGTAGaggtgcagctgcagcagcaggcgGCAAAGAATGGCCATTTccactcactgctgctgctgctgccaggcatGCTGTGCACTTCCACTTCTTGCAGAATGGTAATCGGTTGCAACTGCTCTGAGGAAGAGCAGCAGGACCATCTGCACTTGGGTGATTGTATCAACTGGACCCTTGTGAGAAAACCTGCTGTGGCAGGAATAAATGGAAAGATCCCATCTAAGCCTCAGAAGGTCAACGCAACTGTCTATTCtgctttggcgatcactcgtagccgagtaagattgtcttccataaacacggttttaacaatgagtccgtaagtgactgtgaaggccaattctgaatctacacatccttccacagtggggacatttgtttctgggtggggggagttgatcacggtgtggatttgccaagtgtgccttcctcttagcatgtttttcCCTTGCGTCTTGAGTTCGAGTGTCTACAAAGCCCATCTATACACAATGTCtggctacagtcatacctccttTTGTGcccgggatccgttccagagccccagcCGCTAGCTGAAAAGGATGCAGGGCgaagcgccgcttctgcgcatgcgtgcggAGCAGTTTGCGCTTCCGCGCATGCGGCAAACCAGGAAGTACCCGTTctagtacttccgggtttgccgcagacATTCGCCAGAATGGACTCCAGACATGACGGACGTTCGGGGAGGTATTACTATACTTGTTTCAGTAGGGAAATCTCTTGCCCCCATTAGTTGATTAGAGACTTGCTGGGCATGAAATCTAgaagacatgtattttaatactGTCAATAATGGACTGGTTAAAgtgtctgggtttccccccctcattCAGTGGCGAAGATTTATTTCCGACTTCAAATAGCCTTCTCCACGGAACACATGTGCCATGTAAAGAAGGGGTTGATAGAATGGTTTCGGATCTTGAAAAACAGTAAGTATGAAACATTGACTAATTACAATGTCGGAGCTTCTTAAAAGAACTTTGTGGGCATCTTGTCCTGTCTGATACCCCCACCTACCCACCGCACACAAACAAATGTTGAGATCAGTTTATGAAGTCCAGCTCCAGCTTCCACCCTTTTCAGCCATTCAGTTCATCCTTATGAGTATCAAAGCTTTTTCAGCCATAACCTCAAAACCTGGGAGGCTGTTCCATTGAAACTCCATCTGTCTCTCTGttctcctttttttcaaaaacattttaaaatagtcTTTTAAAGTAGTCAGGTCTTTTAAATAGCCTCCTGCTATTTGGGTTTTTTGACAATTTGACTCTTAATTGACTTTAATTCGGTTATTTAATTCTGTTGACTTTAATTCTTATTTAAACTTCTTCGCGCATTTGGAGCTGAAAAAGTAGTggtggggggaaaagaaaaatcgTCCTTGAACAGATGTTTGCATTAGGCACAGTCTCACTGCATTCATTTTCCTTCCAGAATCCAAAAACGTGAAAAATACAGCCGGAGACGATCATACAATGATGATGCAGATATTGACTACATTAATGAGAGAAATGCCAAGTTCAACAAGAAGGCTGAGAGGTTCTATGGGAAATATACTGCAGAGATTAAACAGAACTTGGAAAGAGGAACAGCTGTCTAAGCTAGAAAGTTCCAGAGGCAGGATCAGCACTGTAGCCGGCCTGCTTTTTCAAAAATTCCTTAAGTGTAAAACCTGTTTTGCAAAAGCACCTTAAATTGTAAACCAAGGTAGTACTAACATTAAGCTTGTCCAAGAAGTATTGCTCCTCAAGAACAAATTTGCCTTGAACATAAATAGAAAACAAATCATTTTAATTTTGGCAGAGAAccccttttctgttccttttcatATCTTAAGT is a window from the Lacerta agilis isolate rLacAgi1 chromosome 8, rLacAgi1.pri, whole genome shotgun sequence genome containing:
- the SYF2 gene encoding pre-mRNA-splicing factor SYF2 isoform X2; this encodes MAAVEDHGVSSPGMATSDTSEEPASITTEEMAAQKREERLRKFRELHLKRNEARKLNHQEVVEEDKRLKLPTNWEAKKARLEWELKVEEKKKECVAKGEDYERVKLLEISAEDAERFERKRKKKNPDLGFSDYAAAQLRQYQRLTKQIRPDLEKYEKLREESGEDLFPTSNSLLHGTHVPCKEGVDRMVSDLEKQIQKREKYSRRRSYNDDADIDYINERNAKFNKKAERFYGKYTAEIKQNLERGTAV
- the SYF2 gene encoding pre-mRNA-splicing factor SYF2 isoform X1, coding for MVFLRLGCLPNMIGEATSDTSEEPASITTEEMAAQKREERLRKFRELHLKRNEARKLNHQEVVEEDKRLKLPTNWEAKKARLEWELKVEEKKKECVAKGEDYERVKLLEISAEDAERFERKRKKKNPDLGFSDYAAAQLRQYQRLTKQIRPDLEKYEKLREESGEDLFPTSNSLLHGTHVPCKEGVDRMVSDLEKQIQKREKYSRRRSYNDDADIDYINERNAKFNKKAERFYGKYTAEIKQNLERGTAV